The region GAACAGGGTTTAAGATTCGCTATCCGCGAAGGCGGCCGCACTGTCGGCGCCGGCGTGGTTACCGAAATACTGGAATAACGATAAAAAGGAATACCAATGGCCGAAAGACCCCGTCATATTATAACCCTCGCCTGCACCGTCTGCAAAGACAGGAACTACCACAATGCCGTAGGTAAGAAACGCGAGAAGAAGATAGAGTTAAAAAAATACTGCCGCAAGTGCCGGAAACACACCCTGCACAAAGAATCTAAATAAACTCAAAAAGGGAGTGTCGGTTAACTGGTAAACCACCGGTCTCCAAAACCGGGACTGAGGGTTCGAGTCCTTCCACTCCCGCATCCATTGACTATGAACAGTTTTGTCCATTCGCTTAAATCGTTCTTCATAGAGGCATACGAGGAACTCAAGAAAGTTTCCTGGCTTTCGAAAAAAGAAGTTATCGCTTCGACGATAGGCATCATAATAATTGTCGTGGTGGCTTCACTCTACATAGGCGTGGTTGATTTTCTGCTTTCGAAAACACTCGGAGTATTCATAATAAGGTAAATCCCCCTCTAACTAAACCCGGAGATAACATGACGCAACATTGGTACGTAGTGCAGACGCAGACGAATTTCGAGGATAAGGCAAAAACGGAACTTGAACGCCTTATGAAAAGCCCCGAGTACGCCGAAAAGATCGTCGAAGTCATTGTTCCGACCGAAGAAGTAATCAAAATAAGCAAAAACAAAAAGACCGTCAACAAGCGCAAGTTCTTTCCCGGCTATGTGATGGTAAAAATGGATCTCGACGAGGACACGTACTGGGCGGTAAGAAAAATATCCGGCGTCAAGAGCTTTCTGAGCGACCGGAAAAAACCCATTCCCTTAAAAGAAGAAGAAGTGGCGGCGATAAAAGAAATTCTCGATGCCCCCAACCTTAGGCCCAGACCCGTGGTGATGTTTGAAAGGGACGAGACGCTCCGCATCGTCGATGGTCCGTTCAAACTTCTTATGGGCATTGTTCAGGACATATATCCCGACAAAGCCCGCCTCAAACTTATGGTAACGATTTTCGGCCGGCCGACGCCCGTCGAACTGGACTTTACCCAAGTCGAAAAAATGTAACTCAACGCCGGAACACGGGCGTATATATCTTTTAAAATCGATACAAACCGGAGAATATTATGGCACCCAAAGTAAAGAAAGTAAAAACACAAATAAAACTGCAGATTCCCGCGGGCGCGGCAAATCCCGCGCCGCCCGTAGGTCCGGCGCTCGGACAGCACGGCGTCAACATAATGGATTTCTGCAAGCAGTTCAACGAAAAAACCAAGGCGATGGAAGCCGGAATGACGATACCCGTGGTTATAACGGTATTTGAAGACCGCTCCTTTACCTTTATATTAAAGATGCCGCCGGTCGCAGCGCTCATTAAAAAAGCGGTGGGACTGGCCAAGGCGTCGGGCGTGCCCAATAAGGACAAAGTCGGCAAACTTACGGCCAAACAGGTCGAAGAAATCGCCAAAAAGAAAATGCCCGACTTAAACGCCAGAGATCTTGAAGCCGCCAAACAGATGGTGGCCGGAACAGCCCGTTCGATGGGCGTGGATGTTGAAGGATAAAAAATAATTTGACGGTGGGAGGCCGACGCCGCGAAGCGGGGCCGTTAACACCACAAGGAGACAATATGTCCAAGAGAATGAAAGAAGCGTCCAAAGTCGCAAGCGAAAATCTTTACAAAGTCGAAGACGGCATCGCGGTTTTAAAAAAGTTCCCCAAAGCCAAGTTCGACGAAACCGTCGAGGTGCACGTGCGGCTGGGGATTGATCCCAAGCAGGGCGACCAGATTATAAGAGGCGCGGTGGCCATGCCCCACGGACTCGGCAAGTCGCGCAAGGTAGCCGTGGTCGCCAAAGGCGAAAAGGTCAAGGAAGCCGAGGCGGCGGGCGCCGATACCGCGGGCTCCGACGACTTGATAGAAAAAATCGCCAAGGGCTGGATGGACTTCGACGTGCTGGTGGCCACGCCCGACGCTATGAAAGATCTGGCCAAGGTCGGAAAGACGCTGGGGCCCAAAGGTCTGATGCCGAATCCCAAAACCGGCACGGTCACTTTCGATATAGCCAAGACCGTAAAAGAACTCAAGGCCGGCCGCGTCGAGTATAAAAACGACGCCTACGGCATAATACACGCGGCCGTCGGCAAGTTATCTTTCGACGAAGCCAAACTTGCGGACAATATTAAGGCGCTGATGGACGCGATCGTGCGCGCAAAGCCGTCGACGGCAAAGGGCGTGTACTTAAAAAGCGTTACCATCGCCTCGACGATGAGCCCCGGCGTAAAACTCGATCCCGCCCAGAAGTTCTAAAACGCAATTCGCAATCGAAATCGTTACAAAATAAAAAAACGGCCTGATGGCCGTTTTTTTATTTCCCTCAAACCCGCCGGGTACGTAATCGCCTCGGCGGCTGTCGATTAACTAAACAGCGGCATGCCTTTCATAGCCGCCCCGCTTTGCGGAGCCGCAATATCAAAAGGTTGCCGTAAGACGTCGCGGCTACGATATCCTGCGGCGTCCGTTTCTATTTTATTTCCTTGATGAGTTTTTCGAGTATGTGGAGGTGGGTTTTTTCGTCTTCGATTACTTTATGGAGTTTTTTTGCGAAATCCTCGTTGTCGAGGGTTTCGGCGAACGTCTCGTAGAAGGTTATCGTATTTTCTTCGGAGGCCTTATGATAAAGCAGAATCTCTCTTAGCGTCCCGGCTCCCGACGGCGGAGCAAGTTCGATTGTGGGTTCGTCGGCAAGTTTTTTAAGCTCAACCGAAAACAAATCAAGGTGTGTTATCTCCTGATTGCCGAGCGCTTCGAAAATACCCCTGACTTTGCCGCTTAATCCCGGATTTTGTTTTTCTTTATGGTATAAAAATACGTCGTTGTACTCTAACTTGATGGCTTTTTTAAGAAACGCGACGGCTGATTTAACACCCATAATATCCGCTCCACAGGCCTGCCCGCTTGTCCGCGGACGCTCGCTATATTTGTTTTGACACGGCGACTTCGCCGCAGTCGGGGAACATCGGGCATTTTACGCACTCGCCCCAAACCTTGTGCGGCAGCGAATCGCGCTCGATTTTTTTATACCCGACTTTTTCAAAAAATTCCGGTTTGAACGTCAGCGCGAATATTTTGTTTATGCCGGATTCTTTCGCCTTCGCCTCGCAGGCGGCGACCAATTCCTTGCCCACACCCTTTCCCTGACAGTCCGGCGCCACGGCGAGGCCTTTGACTTCGGCAAGATCTTCCCACGAAACGTGAATGGCGGCGCAGCCCGCGAATTTTCCGTCGGGCGTCTCCGCCACAAAAAATTCGAATATGTTTTCGTAGAGGTCGTTAAGCGAGCGCGGGAGCATTTCTCTCTTGTCTGCGAAATATTTAATGGCCGACTGCATCGCTTTTACATCGCTGACTTTTGCGGGGCGGATTTTCATAATATTGTTCTCCGGAAAACTTTATGGTTCTGTCGAAAATCTTTTTGACAATTCTTGTGTAACTTCCCCCTTAACAAAGGGGGTCGGGGGGTTGTCAAATTGCCGAGTAAAAACACAACCCCCTGTATCCCCCTTTTATAAGGGGGAATTATTATAATTATACCCTATTTCAAGGGCTTTTTTGTTGAGCGCGGCGGCAGCGGAACCCTTTGAAACCGCATCGGCGGCTATGATAAGATCGTCGAGCCGAAGAAGTTTTGAGAGTTTAATATAATGGCCTATCATTACGGCGTTGGCCGTTCTGACGTCTCCGATTTTTTCTATGGCCAGAGTGGAAGCCGGTATGCCGGCGAAGGTATCCGGAAATGCCGATTTTACCACGGATGTGTTGAGCACGGCAATGGAGCCGGGCCTCGATAGTGAACCGTATTTCATAAAGGACACTTCGTTTAAAATTATAAGAGCGTCCGGCTTCTCGACCACGGGAGCGCCTATGTCATCGTCGGAAATAATAACGCTCGACATCGCCGCGCCTCCTCTGATTTCCGCGCCGTACGACGGGAAAAAAGTGGTGTGTTTACCGGCTTCAAGAGCGCCCTGCGCCAGAAGAACTCCGGCAAAAAGCACGCCCTGGCCTCCGGCTCCGGATATTATTATTTTGGTTTCCATTATTTTTTGATTATCCCCAAGGGGTAATATTTCATCATTTCGGATTCGACCCAGCCGACGGAATCACACGGTGTCATTCTCCAATCCACGGGACACTGTGAAAGCACTTCCACCAGAGAAAAACCTTTGCCCGCAAGCTGTGTTTCAAATGCCGTCTTTATCGCCTTTTTCGCGCGGATAATGTTTTTGGGAGAGTTGACCGCCACGCGCTCGACGTATTTGGATCCTTCCAGGACGGATATAAGCTCCGCAACTCTGATGGAATTGCCGTGAATATCGGGCGACCTTCCGGCCGGAGTCGTGGTTGTGCGCTGGCCGGGCATCGTCGTTGGAGCCATCTGCCCGCCGGTCATTCCGTAGGTGGCGTTGTTGACGAAAATCACCGTTATTTTCTCGCCGCGGGCGGCGGCGTGAATTATTTCCGACGTGCCTATGGCGGCCAGATCGCCGTCGCCCTGATACGTAAATACCACGCGATCGGGCAGCACTCTTTTTATGCCGGTCGCCACGGCGGGCGGGCGACCGTGCGGCGCTTCGGTGACGTCGAAGTTGAAATAGTCGTACGCGAACACGGCGCAGCCAACCGGCGCAATGCCGATGGTTTTTTCTCTTGCGCCGAGTTCGTCGATGACCTCGGCGACCAGGCGGTGAATTATCCCGTGGCCGCAGCCCGGACAGTACAGGTGCGGCGTTTCGCTCAGAGATTGCGGACGCGAAAATACCGTTTTCATAAAATTTTGCGGACAGCCGCAAGGATTTCTTCGGTTGTGGGAAGTCCTCCGCCGGGACGTCCCAGGAATTCCACGGGCGCCTTGCCGTCGACGGCGAGGCGGACGTCTTCGACCATCTGGCCCATATTCAGTTCGACCGTAAGGAACCCTTTGAGTTTCCCGCCCTTGTTCGCGGCGGACGCGCGTATGACTTCCTGCGGAAACGGCCACAGTGTGACGGGGCGGATGAGGCCGACTTTTGAGCCGCCGGAGCGCGCCGAATTCACCACGGCGCGGGCGATACGGGCGGCGATTCCGGCCGCGACGATTATTACTTCGGCGTCGTCGGTCAGATATGTCTCGCAGCGGGTCTCGTTTTTTTTGACGGTTTCGTATTTGTCGCGCAGCTTAAGATTATGTTTTTCGAGAGCCCCGTCGGCCATAAGAAGCGAGCGGGTCAGACGCGGCGCTCGTCCGCGGCATCCGTCAAGCGCCCACGAAGCGGTCGCGCGGGGGGGCGGGGATGTATCGGGCGGCAGCAAAACGGGTTCCATCATCTGGCCGGAAAAGCCGTCGGTCAGTATCATTACGGGATTGCGGTATTTTTCGGCGACGACAAAGGCCGAACGGGCAATCTCGTACATTTCCTGAACACCCGACGGAGAATAAACTATAAGACGGTAATCGCCGTGGCCGCCGCCTTTGACGGCTTGAAAATAGTCCGACTGCGAACCCGCGATATTCCCCAGACCGGGACCGCCGCGCTGAACGTTTACGATGAGACAGGGCAATTCGCAACCCGCAAGATAGGATATTCCCTCCTGCATAAGCGAGATACCCGGAGAAGACGATGAAGTCATAGCGCGAAAGCCCGCTACGGCCGAACCCAGCACCATATTGATTGAGGCAAGTTCCGATTCGGCCTGTATGAAAACCTTGCCGCGCTCCGGGAGTTTGCGGGACATATATTCCGGGATTTCGTTCTGCGGCGTAATCGGGTATCCGTAATAGGCGTCCAAACCTCCGGCCAGAGCGCCCCGGCAAATTGCGATGTTGCCCTTCATAAGTATGCGTTTGTCGCCGCGCATCGAAGGCGCGCAAGACAATGACGTCTTACTTGCGGATTTCAATGGCCACCTCCGGACAAACCAGATAACAGAACCCGCACGAGTTGCACGCCGCCTCGCCTGTTTCGTCGGTAAATACGGCGTAGCGAACCCCGTAGGCATTAAGCCCGGCGGACATACTTATGCGCTTGCGAGGGCAAAAAATAACGCAAAGTTCGCACCCCTTGCAACGCTTTTTTTCTATGGTAACTTTATCGGCGGGCGAATTCATAGACGGATGTTTTATTGTATCTCTTTTTTCCCTGGGAAATCAATAAAGACCGGTCGGCGGATCGGGAGCTATTTCGGCGGCGCAACCGATTTTGCCTGACGGATAAGTTCATCGGCGTGGCGAAGGGCGGTATCGGTCACTTTCCGTCCGGAAAGCATTCGGGCTATCTCCGGACGTATTTCTTCGACGGAAAGCCGTCGGACGCGCGTAACGGTGCGTCCGGCGGATTCGTATTTTTCTACGAAAAAGTGCCTTGCCGCAAAAGCGGCTATCTGGGCAAGATGTGTAATGGCTATCGTCTGGCCGGACAGCGACAGCGACCGCAGTTTGGCGCCCACTATCTGTCCTGAGGGGCCGCTGAGTCCGGCGTCTATCTCGTCAAAAATCATTATGGGCGAAAATCCCGACGAGCCGGCGCCCACGGTCTTGAGCGCCAGCATAAAACGCGACATCTCTCCGCCGGAGATTATGTCTTTGAGCGGACGCAATCTTTCGCCGGAATTGGCGGAAAACATAAACTCGATTCTATCGGCTCCGTAAGACGTCCATTGAGCGGGAGAAATTTCGTCGCGCTCCACAAGAATCGAGAATTCGGCCTTCACGAGTCCGAGGTCATTTAGCTCCGAGGATACTTTCCCGACCAGTTGTCCGGCGGCGGACTTTCGTCTTTTGGAGAGCGCGGAGGCGGCGGTTTTGATTTTGTTTGTTTCCGCTGCAAGTTCGTTTTCGAGGTCCGTCTTTGTCTCTTCGCCGGTTTTGAGAGCGTCAAGACGTTCCGACGCGACACGCCGGAATGCGAGTATTTCTTCTATGGTCGCTCCGTATTTTTTTTTGAGGCGGTCTATTTTATCAAGCTTGGATATCAGTTCGTCGACTTTACTCTCGTCGAAAGAGGCCGCTCTGTCGAGAAAATCGGTTACACTTTCGTTTATTCCGGCCAGCGCCGCTGACATAGTATCAAGAGCTGTAAGGTCGGATGCGAAAGGCGCGCCAAGTTCGGCGGATTTGGTCAATTCGCGCGATAAACGCGCCAGTGACGACGATATGGAACCTTCGTCGGAATCTATGATTCCTTTTATTGTCGCGGCGGCCTCTTTGAGACGTCCCGCGTTTTTCATTTGCGGCAGTATTTCGGCTATGCGTTCTTCGTCGCCGGCGGCAAGATTCGCCGAATCGATATCTTTTATCTGATACTCGTATAAATCGATGAGGCGGGCTTTTTCCTTGATGTCCAGATCCAGCGACGCCAGACGCGATGTAATGTCGGCCACGCGCGAATGCGCCGCGCGGTAGGATTTGAGTTCGCGACCGGCGGAGGCGTAACCGTCGAGAAATTCTCTCTGGAAGGCGGGGTCAAGCAGCATCTGGTGCTCGTGCTGGCCGTGAATGTCTATGAGACGTCCGCCCAGTTCTTTAAGAAAAGCCACGGTCGAGGGTTTATCGTTGATATAGCATCTGGTGCGTCCCGACGAATCCAACTCCCGTCGGACAACGACCTCTTCGTCGGAAGAATTCGTTTCGTGCGTATACCCTCGCTCCAAAAGCAACCGCACCGCGTCGGAAGCCGACGGCAGGGTGAAAATTCCGGTTATCGTGCAGGATTGCGCGCCGTCGCGGACGATCGAAGACGGCATTTTTTCGCCGACGAGAAATCCCGCGGCGTCGACAATTATGGATTTCCCCGCGCCGGTTTCGCCGGTGAATACGTTGAGGCCGTCGGAGAACTCTATGGTGAGTTCGTCGATCAGAACATAGTTTTTTACGGCAAGGGTCGTTATCATTGGAGATTATTTCGTGATTTCCGCGAGGTATTCTTCGACGGAAGCTATGCCTTTTTTGATTCCCGCGACGTTTTTGCCGCCTCCGCGCGCGAAGGTCGGCTTGCCTCCGCCGCCGGCCGCCGAGGCCGCCGAGGCGAATCTTTTGGCGACGGCTGTCGCCGCCATGCGCGGGTCGTCGGCCGCCGAAGGAGACACCGCCACGGCGTAGGCGAAGGATTCGCCTCGCGCGGCCGCGGCGAGGGCCACGCCCTCGCCGCCGAGCGCTTTCAAAAGCTCGGCGGCGGCCGGCCCGGCCGCTGCGGCGTCGCGGTCTTCAAGAACGCAGAAAGCCAACCTAACTCCGCCGAAGGCCTTCGCGCGCGAAGCGGCCGCGGCTATTTCCGCGGCGACGGCTCCCGCCGCCTCGCCCGACAGACGTTTTTCGAGTTCCCTGGCGTGCTCGAAGAGCTTAGCCGCGCGCAAAGCGACATCGGCGCGGGAGGCCTTCAATATACCGGCTATTTCATCCAGCAATTTCTGAGAGTCGCGCACGTAATCCTCGGCGTACTTTCCGCAGACAGCGGTTATCCTTCGCAGACCGCTGCCGACGGACGACTCCGAAATTATCTTAAAAAATCCGATTTCCCCCGTCGAACCTACGTGAGTTCCGCCGCAAAGTTCAAGCGAATGTTCGGCGCCGACCTCCACCATCCTGACTTTATTGCCATACTTCTCGCCGAAAAGCGCCATAGCCCCTTTTTTTCTTGCCGCATCCAGATCGTCGACGGTGGTACGCACGACGAAATCGGCGCGGACGGCTTCGTTGACTTTTCGCTCTATCTCGTCAAGTTGTTCTTTGGCGGGCGCCGCGGAATGCGCGAAGTCGAACCGCAGATAATCCGGAGCGACCAGCGAACCCGACTGCACAGCTCCCCTGCCAAGCGTCTCGCGCAACGCCTTGTGGAGCAAATGCGTCGCGGTGTGATGTCGCGCTATATCTTTTCTGCGGACAGGATCCACCTCGGCCCGCACCTTTTGCCCGACGGAAAGTTCTCCCTTTGTAACTTTTATGCCGTGAGCCGAAAGACCGTCTACGGCCTTGCGGACATCCGCCACCACGGCTTCGCCGCCGGACCAAATCAAACGTCCGGAATCGCCCGACTGACCGCCCGACTCGGCGTAAAAAGGCGTTTCTTTTAGGAATACCTCGCCGGCGTCTCCCGCCGAAATCTTATCGGACGGCCCCGCGGTCGACAAAAGCGCGGCAACCGCCGTCTCGCGCGATAGTCCGTCGTAACCCGTAAAAACCGTAGCGCCGATGCGCGTCTTAATCTCCTCATAAACCGTTGTCTTTACCGCGTCTACGCCTTTCCACGACGCTCTGGCTATTTTCTTTGCCGCGTCCTCGGCCTCGGCGAATTCGCCGTCATCCACGGCTATGCCGCGCTCGGCGCAGATGTCTCTGGTCATATCGTACGGGAACCCGTAAGTTTCGTACAAATTGAAAGCGTCCTTGCCCGATAATTTTTTGTGCTTCGCGTTTTTAAGCATCTCTTCAAGAATTGCCAAGCCCGAATCGAGCGTCTCCAGAAATTTTTCTTCCTCTTTTTTCAGAAGCGCCGACACGTTTTCAAGCTGCGCGGCCGTCTCGGGATAGGCGGACGACATAATTTCGCAAACCGCCGGAATGATTTCATAGAGAAACGGCTTGTCGCATCCGAGCGACTTGCCCGCTCTTTGCGCCCGGCGTATTATCCTTCTTAAAACATAACCGCGGCCGTCGTTCGACGGAGAAATGCCGTCGGCCATAAGAAAAAGCGATGAGCGCGCATGGTCGGCGATTGTTCTGAGCGCGACGGAATTCTTGTCGAGCGGAACGCCCGTCAGCGAAGCCGCCTTAGCCATCAGCGGCAAAAACAAATCCGTGCCGAACACGTCGTCGGAGCCGGAAACCACCATCGCCAGGCGCTCCAAACCCATTCCCGTATCTATATTTTTTTGAGGCAAAGGAGAGAGTTTTCCGTCGGACGAACGGTTGAATTGAGTAAATACAAGATTCCAGACCTCAAGCCACCGCGCGCAATCGCACCCGGGGTCGCAGCCCTTTTTTCCGCAGCCGTGCGACTCGCCCAAATCGTAGATTATCTCGGAGCACGGCCCGCAAGGCCCTGTCGGACCCATATTCCAGAAATTCGTTTCATCTCCGAGCTTGTATATTCTGGACGGATCAATTATCTTTTTCCAGATTTCAAGCGCTTCGGTGTCGTCCTTGTAAACAGTGACGTATAGCCGCGATTCGCTCAGACGCATTTCTCCGACGAGAAACTCCCAGCTCCACGCTATCGCCTCTTTTTTGAAATAATCCCCGAAACCGAAATTCCCGAGCATTTCAAAAAAACTCAGATGCCTCGGCGTTTTTCCGATGCGGTCGATATCGGTAGTCCTGAAACATTTCTGGCTCGACACCGCCCGCTTTAAATCCTTGCGCTTCCCTGCGAAATAATCCTTAAACGGCACCATCCCCGCTGATGTGAACAGCATAGTCGGGTCGCTCGACGGTATAAGGGCGTCGGAAGGTTTTACGATATGGCCGCGCGATGCGAAAAAATCAATAAACTTTTTTCTTACGTCGGACGATTTCATTTTTTTCTTTCCTTTTTATTTCGTTCCAGTTGGCGATAATTTCTCTCACCGAGCCGACCTTGCGGCGGGCGAATACGTGAGGATGTCTCCGCTTCAATTTTGCGATGAGGCCTTTTATCACATCGTCGATGGTGAACTCGGAACTCTTTTCGGCTATCTGCGCGTGGAACATTACCTGCAGCAATACGTCGCCGAGTTCATCGGCCATTTTCGACGGATTTCCGGACCCGACCGCCGAAGCGAATTCCGCCGTCTCCTCTCTGAGATATTTCAGGAGCGAACGGTGCGTCTGCTTCCTGTCCCAGGCGCAGCCCGTCGGAGAATTCAACTTTTGGAAGACCGCGCGGAGACGGTCGAAGTTTTTGGACATTGGTTAAAATGTCATTGCGAGGAGTTGTAGGGGCGTATAATTATACGCCCCTACTTGATGACCGTGTCAATCTCACAATAAGCGAGATTGCTTCGCTACGCT is a window of Elusimicrobia bacterium HGW-Elusimicrobia-1 DNA encoding:
- a CDS encoding GNAT family N-acetyltransferase yields the protein MKIRPAKVSDVKAMQSAIKYFADKREMLPRSLNDLYENIFEFFVAETPDGKFAGCAAIHVSWEDLAEVKGLAVAPDCQGKGVGKELVAACEAKAKESGINKIFALTFKPEFFEKVGYKKIERDSLPHKVWGECVKCPMFPDCGEVAVSKQI
- a CDS encoding 2-oxoglutarate oxidoreductase, whose protein sequence is MKTVFSRPQSLSETPHLYCPGCGHGIIHRLVAEVIDELGAREKTIGIAPVGCAVFAYDYFNFDVTEAPHGRPPAVATGIKRVLPDRVVFTYQGDGDLAAIGTSEIIHAAARGEKITVIFVNNATYGMTGGQMAPTTMPGQRTTTTPAGRSPDIHGNSIRVAELISVLEGSKYVERVAVNSPKNIIRAKKAIKTAFETQLAGKGFSLVEVLSQCPVDWRMTPCDSVGWVESEMMKYYPLGIIKK
- the rpmG gene encoding 50S ribosomal protein L33, which codes for MAERPRHIITLACTVCKDRNYHNAVGKKREKKIELKKYCRKCRKHTLHKESK
- the recN gene encoding DNA repair protein RecN, which codes for MITTLAVKNYVLIDELTIEFSDGLNVFTGETGAGKSIIVDAAGFLVGEKMPSSIVRDGAQSCTITGIFTLPSASDAVRLLLERGYTHETNSSDEEVVVRRELDSSGRTRCYINDKPSTVAFLKELGGRLIDIHGQHEHQMLLDPAFQREFLDGYASAGRELKSYRAAHSRVADITSRLASLDLDIKEKARLIDLYEYQIKDIDSANLAAGDEERIAEILPQMKNAGRLKEAAATIKGIIDSDEGSISSSLARLSRELTKSAELGAPFASDLTALDTMSAALAGINESVTDFLDRAASFDESKVDELISKLDKIDRLKKKYGATIEEILAFRRVASERLDALKTGEETKTDLENELAAETNKIKTAASALSKRRKSAAGQLVGKVSSELNDLGLVKAEFSILVERDEISPAQWTSYGADRIEFMFSANSGERLRPLKDIISGGEMSRFMLALKTVGAGSSGFSPIMIFDEIDAGLSGPSGQIVGAKLRSLSLSGQTIAITHLAQIAAFAARHFFVEKYESAGRTVTRVRRLSVEEIRPEIARMLSGRKVTDTALRHADELIRQAKSVAPPK
- the rplK gene encoding 50S ribosomal protein L11; amino-acid sequence: MAPKVKKVKTQIKLQIPAGAANPAPPVGPALGQHGVNIMDFCKQFNEKTKAMEAGMTIPVVITVFEDRSFTFILKMPPVAALIKKAVGLAKASGVPNKDKVGKLTAKQVEEIAKKKMPDLNARDLEAAKQMVAGTARSMGVDVEG
- the secE gene encoding preprotein translocase subunit SecE yields the protein MNSFVHSLKSFFIEAYEELKKVSWLSKKEVIASTIGIIIIVVVASLYIGVVDFLLSKTLGVFIIR
- a CDS encoding 3-methyl-2-oxobutanoate dehydrogenase subunit VorB (catalyzes the coenzyme A-dependent oxidation of 3-methyl-2-oxobutanoate coupled to the reduction of ferredoxin producing S-(2-methylpropanoyl)-CoA); protein product: MRGDKRILMKGNIAICRGALAGGLDAYYGYPITPQNEIPEYMSRKLPERGKVFIQAESELASINMVLGSAVAGFRAMTSSSSPGISLMQEGISYLAGCELPCLIVNVQRGGPGLGNIAGSQSDYFQAVKGGGHGDYRLIVYSPSGVQEMYEIARSAFVVAEKYRNPVMILTDGFSGQMMEPVLLPPDTSPPPRATASWALDGCRGRAPRLTRSLLMADGALEKHNLKLRDKYETVKKNETRCETYLTDDAEVIIVAAGIAARIARAVVNSARSGGSKVGLIRPVTLWPFPQEVIRASAANKGGKLKGFLTVELNMGQMVEDVRLAVDGKAPVEFLGRPGGGLPTTEEILAAVRKIL
- a CDS encoding 2-oxoacid:ferredoxin oxidoreductase subunit gamma; this translates as METKIIISGAGGQGVLFAGVLLAQGALEAGKHTTFFPSYGAEIRGGAAMSSVIISDDDIGAPVVEKPDALIILNEVSFMKYGSLSRPGSIAVLNTSVVKSAFPDTFAGIPASTLAIEKIGDVRTANAVMIGHYIKLSKLLRLDDLIIAADAVSKGSAAAALNKKALEIGYNYNNSPL
- the nusG gene encoding transcription termination/antitermination factor NusG, producing MTQHWYVVQTQTNFEDKAKTELERLMKSPEYAEKIVEVIVPTEEVIKISKNKKTVNKRKFFPGYVMVKMDLDEDTYWAVRKISGVKSFLSDRKKPIPLKEEEVAAIKEILDAPNLRPRPVVMFERDETLRIVDGPFKLLMGIVQDIYPDKARLKLMVTIFGRPTPVELDFTQVEKM
- a CDS encoding 50S ribosomal protein L1, whose translation is MSKRMKEASKVASENLYKVEDGIAVLKKFPKAKFDETVEVHVRLGIDPKQGDQIIRGAVAMPHGLGKSRKVAVVAKGEKVKEAEAAGADTAGSDDLIEKIAKGWMDFDVLVATPDAMKDLAKVGKTLGPKGLMPNPKTGTVTFDIAKTVKELKAGRVEYKNDAYGIIHAAVGKLSFDEAKLADNIKALMDAIVRAKPSTAKGVYLKSVTIASTMSPGVKLDPAQKF
- a CDS encoding alanine--tRNA ligase, whose protein sequence is MKSSDVRKKFIDFFASRGHIVKPSDALIPSSDPTMLFTSAGMVPFKDYFAGKRKDLKRAVSSQKCFRTTDIDRIGKTPRHLSFFEMLGNFGFGDYFKKEAIAWSWEFLVGEMRLSESRLYVTVYKDDTEALEIWKKIIDPSRIYKLGDETNFWNMGPTGPCGPCSEIIYDLGESHGCGKKGCDPGCDCARWLEVWNLVFTQFNRSSDGKLSPLPQKNIDTGMGLERLAMVVSGSDDVFGTDLFLPLMAKAASLTGVPLDKNSVALRTIADHARSSLFLMADGISPSNDGRGYVLRRIIRRAQRAGKSLGCDKPFLYEIIPAVCEIMSSAYPETAAQLENVSALLKKEEEKFLETLDSGLAILEEMLKNAKHKKLSGKDAFNLYETYGFPYDMTRDICAERGIAVDDGEFAEAEDAAKKIARASWKGVDAVKTTVYEEIKTRIGATVFTGYDGLSRETAVAALLSTAGPSDKISAGDAGEVFLKETPFYAESGGQSGDSGRLIWSGGEAVVADVRKAVDGLSAHGIKVTKGELSVGQKVRAEVDPVRRKDIARHHTATHLLHKALRETLGRGAVQSGSLVAPDYLRFDFAHSAAPAKEQLDEIERKVNEAVRADFVVRTTVDDLDAARKKGAMALFGEKYGNKVRMVEVGAEHSLELCGGTHVGSTGEIGFFKIISESSVGSGLRRITAVCGKYAEDYVRDSQKLLDEIAGILKASRADVALRAAKLFEHARELEKRLSGEAAGAVAAEIAAAASRAKAFGGVRLAFCVLEDRDAAAAGPAAAELLKALGGEGVALAAAARGESFAYAVAVSPSAADDPRMAATAVAKRFASAASAAGGGGKPTFARGGGKNVAGIKKGIASVEEYLAEITK